tactaatagTATTATATTTTTTTGCTATCATCAGTTTTGTTTTATTGATTCTAACTTGGACCCTCTCTCCTCATGTCTGCGCTTTTGCATTTGCTTTAGCTGTGGTGCTAAAAGTAGTTGGGTATGTTTAAGTACTGCCAATTCTCTCTTTTTGCAGCCACAAGAATTGGTTAATATTTGTGATCGGTACCTGATAGCTGGTTTAACGATGGAATTTACTTTTCCACACTGCTCCAAATGTCTGCATCTCTGTGATAGATGTTGCAAACCTACCTCTTCAGGGTCCAACTCAAAGTCCTTCCCATTGTGCCCCTCCTCTTGATTCTCTTTTACAGATGGATAAGTGGGGTGGAAGCCAGTTTCTCTGCACTTTCCCAACTCCATAAACTGCCATCTATAACCCATCTTTGTGACATAAATCCTACACCCTTGTTCTTCCCCCAGCTCCTAGAATCTGTCTTAAATCGACTGTGAACTCCACAGGGAAGGGACTGCTTCTCTAAGAATCTTCTGTAGACAGGTAAGTCCATgttgtagcactatataaatgtttagcaggaggaggaggaaagaccTCCAAACTCCCCCTACTCCAGACAGCCCAGCAGAAGAGGAGAGGGCCTCACTCCCACCACCAGCCTCCTAACCAacaaggaaaggggaaagggaatgggacttatataccgcctttctgtgtttttttccaactacattcaaagcggtttacatattatgtacaggtacttattagcacctgggacaatggagggttaagtgacttgcccagagtcacaaggagctgcagtgggaatcaaacccagttccccaggatcagagtccgctgcactaaccatgaggctactcctccactcacaaggCCTCTACTTTTAGGTGTACCCACCACATTTGTTTTCAGCAAATAAAATCTGGAGGTACACTCGGTTTATAAACCAAATGCTATATTTTATTTCTACATGTAGTGTGTACTCAGTTCTTGAATGTGGtgtaaaagaaagaaataatGCAAGTGAGATGTAACTATAGATGTTATGTGTTGTGAAAAAGCAATGTAAATGTGTACACACATTAGAGGGACACAGAATTAAATGTACACTAGTGTTCACTAGTGCTATTAAGTCAATCTTGCTTGCCAATCTAGCATAGGTCTCTGCCAGGACTCTTCGTTTCTCTAGAACAAAAATTCTCAAAGCTGTTTTGTGACACCACAGACAATGCGTTTTCCAACTATCTGGATTGAATATACTCAAAATCTCTCCCATCTATACTAGAAACCCACAGCATGCAAATTAgcttctgcatattcattgtggatatcctgaaaactcgactgacTGTAACTTGATGAGAAAATTGTACTAGAGTAATGCACATTTTCGGTTAGCCCAAAAGAGTTTGCAAAAGGTAAGAACCCCAAACTGTCGAGTGAAAAATAAAATAGGGCTGGTTAAAAGCAGGGTTGTGCATGAGAGACTTCAACTGGTTTCAATTAGGATACCCCAGGTTAAATAAATTTTACATGTATACAAAGAAAATACTGCTACCTAAATAGAGTGAAAGGGGCGTCTGTTCCAGATCCAGTTTCTATTGTCCTCCTTAACACCAAAActgtttatatataaaaaaaaaaaagttcacaaaTAGCAAAATACCTTCCAAAAGAAGTGAGAGGGACTGGATACCTAGggcagtgttccagtccagtgtggcTACTGCCTATACTTGGCTGCAAAGGATAGGTGGATCCACAGCTTGGTCCAAGTTATTAGTGCTGTGGGCAGGTCTATGGCAACATGAAGCCTCGCTGTGGTTCTGAATATCTATTTTGGTCCATACCAAATATCTTTATTAATAACACTCCCTCATTGGGGAATAGAAGCCATTACAAAAGCCATCAGTCAGCATCCTTAAAATAATTGCCTTCAGAGGCAAGTTTATTTTGGGTAGACCAGGGCCCTGAAGAATATAgaacaataaataaatccctAGGACAGTAAAAACCACTTATAGTAACCTTCACTGTTAGATTCAATGAAGCTTGTTACATCAGGGTCTCACCATTCCTGGGGGATGAACAGTCTGCTAATTTAATCCCCAAACAGATAAATTCACCTCTGGGACACGATTCTATTCATAAATATATTCTATGACCcacaaaatcatttttaaaaatatcaagTAATTGAAGATTGCAGCAGGCATGGTGAAAGTTACATTTAGAAGCAGTATGACCCTTAAACCAGTACAAGGGCCTTGCTTCATTATTAACACGGTTTTTCTCTGCCATGGTACACCAAAAGGATATGGGATTTTAGGAAAAGCTCAATACAAGGGAATTCATTGTGAGCATGCCACAGATGGACTGAAACAGGAGACATGCTGGAATACAGCTAGAGTAAGAGAGAGCAGCGCAGGCTGAAGCAAGGGAAACATTCTAGGTTCACAGGGTGAAAACAGGATAGAAATCATTAAACAAAACATTTAGCAGAAGTCTACTCTAAAATGCAGTTCAAGAGGTACTAGAACTGATTCGTAATTTgcatagagaaaccatttctgaGATTCTTCCCATGAGCCACCaacaccttccccctccccgctTGTACAATATTATTTACTTAGAAAAGGGAGGACTTACAGAAAAAGTCATATGGCTGTGTTATTTAACTATACATTTTAGCCTGGGATGTCTTACCTCTCCCCAGCCCCACTCCACCACCAGCAACCACAGCAAATGTTCTTTGCCCGGGGCAGAATAATTTTCTACTGAAAGTCATTGCATCCCTCCTTTTTAATGGCATTTCCCTTTGCTGAGCATTGTTGGGCTCTTCCTTTACCAGATTTACAAACaaaagaagggagggagacaAGACCGGCTTgaagtgaaaaaataaaataaaataaaataaacagaaccCAAGATCTAGAATCTGTCACCAGGAATCAAGGTGTCTCCCGTGCCTGCTCTTCTGATCCTCCCATGATATGGTTTTCAAGGTCATAGTTATGCATACCAGTTTATCAGGATGCAATGGAAGTTCCAAATTCATACTGCAAATGGCTTACGGGGTCCGAGACACACTAGTATCAGAGGTGCTGGCAAATGGCGCATCAAGGTCATGAGGAGGTCACACACAGGCTCACCTCCCCCCATCGTCTCTGTAAAGTAACCTGGGGTGTAAAAAAGGGGTCTCTAAAGTGGCAGGGCTCAGAAGTGTGTTTTTAATTTATGTATACTTATACCAGCAAAATATCCCAAACTCGTGAAAAGTGGTGCCTCTTACCCACTATGCACCTAGGCATCCCCTATGCAGGCCAAGAGAAGAATAATTATTAGTACAATTAGTTATGGAAGGATTGATGCGTAAGTTCTTAATGAGTGCATGGAGTCACCCAGGTCTCCACTGATATATGGTGCTTTCGTCTTTGAACCTGTCAGAAAAACAACTGAATACTCTTATGTACTTGGAATATTCTGGAAACACACCTGTTAACACTCAGCCAAAATCCACTATCAAATTTTCTTTGCAAGTTATTTTTGGAGCTGTTAGACCCAACCTACCCTCCTTCTTCCCTGAGCCCTTTACACTGGACAGTGTCTCACAGCTCggtcacaaacagaagaaaacacCTCCACAAATAGGATGCACTAGGTAAACCAAACCAGTAGAGGAAAACAGAACCTCTTAAAGATGGTGTCCAAAAATGCTTTATTTCAATAATCTTGAAGATTAATGAAATAAAGTATTTTTGGACATCATCTGCAAGAGATTGTATTCtcctctactgtttttttttttgcccagcgTCTCACAGCTGACATCACACATGCTGGTATGAAATTTGGGATATTATCTGTGCCCTGGTTTGGCATGCACCTGGGGGATCAGAATGTGTGATAATCTGAGACGCTCTGCCCCATACGGCAGCTCCCACGAGCACAGGAATACACCTCACAGTAATATCAGCAAAGGCAAGTGTAGGGTGTAAGAACAGGTCATGTGTGCTTGGAAAATACTGAACCAGATCTcccaaaaagggagaaaacctttaGTACCAATGATCCTAAGGGTGTACAGTAACTCTACACCAGCACAAATTCAATTAAATCAGCAAGaggaaaaataaacaaacaaaaaacaaaacaaccaagaaaagcaccttttctatttcttcttATGTTACTGGTTCCCTAGCAAACAGTAACTTCCTCACTGGGTGCCTTCGCCTGTGGCACTGTTTTTTTCATTAAGCCACCCTCACTGCTGCTGGAAGATCTCTTTTTTTGGcatcttctctttcaaaaatatttaCTTTACCCTTCTGGAATAAAATACTGTGCATACCACACACAGTGGCAGAATTAGTGTTGGCTAGGAGACAGTTTTAGCCAAGGCAGACAATTATTAACCAATAAACAAAGTGCATGGGATTTGAAAGTCACAGAGCAGCCAGGCTGCAGCATGAAAAGTGCTTTTGTACCCTGTGACTTAAGGCAGCAGGCATAATCCAAAATGCCCCCTCCAGGAGCCAGCAGATTCAGCTCCTATGATTACCACTAATATGCCATACCAGTCTAAGAATCATGACTCTCGCACTCTTAACCGCTTGATGCCCCAAGGAGCACTGGATACGCGAGAGTTGTTCTCAGTGAACACATGCCTCTATTCCCAGAGCATGGCATTCCCACCAGGTACCTATCAGCAGCTACTGGCGCAGCCACTAGGCTACCGCCTTATGTATCTGTCTTCAGGAGCACCTCAGGTTCAGACAGGGAGGAGTACAGGGTATAGCCCAGCTCATCcacttcctcaggggtcagctcGCAAAACAGATTCACTTTGGGGTTCACCGCAGAGGGCAAGCTGCCCCTTTCCAGATAGCCAATCAGCTCCCGGATGACCTGCAGGAAGCGGTCAGCCAAGGCATCCTGTGACCAGCATGGCTCTTGATCGCTCACATGCAGAATCACGTTGGTCAGCTGGGAGGCGTTTAACCGGTTTAAGGAGGGGTTGAACCTGCAGATGGTTTTGAGGATCTTCAGGCAGATACAACGGCACCCAGCATCCTGTTGGTCCACCGCCCGCAATCTTGCCGTCTCTGAGGCACGCAAACTCAGGCGCCACATGTTGCCACACTCAGCAAAGCGGTGAGGCTTGGCAATCAACACAGTGTCTTCCATGACTAGGGTGGGAAGGAAGTCAATGAAAAGTCTACGTTCAGCCTCATACTGGACCTCCAGCATTAGGGTGTCTGAGGGCACCACTGGCCGAATGATGTAGTCCAGGAGGCTCCCAATGGCCGGCCAGTTGATGGAACCTGCTACCACTTTCTCAAAGTTCTCTACCACCACCTTGGGTGACAGGTAGCCTCCCACTATGCAGCGGTCCCAATAGCTACTACCTTTGGGGAAGTACTCCAGGTTCTCGCGCCGCACCAAGCAGAAGCCTGGCACATTCATGATAGTGTCTTCACCAGGGATGCAGGACCACAGATTCCGCTCCACCACTAAGGGGACCATGAGCTGGATGTGATCAGCCGTCATTACCTGCAACCAAAGGAAAAAAAGACAGGGAGATGTGTCCAAGTCAAATCTCAGGTGTTGAGGAAGAACATCTCATTCAATATCTCATATATTCTAAATTAAATCAGCTATTTTCCTATCAGGGTACTGACATCATTATCATCAGtagggaaaggaaaagagaggagcaTTGTTTTACAGCTTTCACTGGTCTAGTATAAATTAGAAGGATAGACAGACAGGTGCTCTGGCTGGGTCAGTGCAGCATGCAACACTAACTTCAAGAAACAAAATTACTACCTAGCCAGCAGCTGGACCCTACCACCCTCGCCCTTTTGGTAATAGGATGTGAGCAAATAATAGAAACTGAGACCAGTTTTCAGAACAGGACAGTATACATCAGTAACAGATAAGACCACAAATATGTGATAGGGAATGCCATACCAAGAAGCAGAAGCTTCATTTCTGAGATGGTGTTTGCCAAACTTGACCTCAAGAACCCCACTCCAGCTAACTGAGTTTTCAAAATATCCTCCATGAATGTTCCAGAATTTGcgaactaagatttaatgctaaaaatatgCAGAGGCATGCATTTGGATACCAAAGCCCAAGACAGCAGTACAGCTtaaggggtgaagtacttctgtaatTGAAAGAAGAGCgtatatgatttatttattttttatttgtagcattagtatcccacattttcccaccaatttgcaggctcaatgtggcttaattatgccgtaatggtgatcgccatttccgggtagagaattacaaatggtattgcattaaggcgcaTACATGGTGAAGTATAATACaatatggtattgcatagaggttcctgagtgacagagtaaattataACATAAGCTAGATATTCAACTATAAAAACTTCATTTCCGACATGAGAAGTAAAGtggtcttaaggtggccaaacagacaGAAAAGacaacagcaaaagccagaatgaTGCTTGGGTGCTTAGGGAGAAGAAAggctagtaggaaaaaggaggcaataATGTCTCTGTGTAAGTCTCTGGTAGGATTTCATTTAGAgcaggccttgacaaattttcttgGGATCTAAGAGCCAGCCCAAAAATGTAGGAGCCAGACTCAGAACAACcagatttatgcacatttataagtCACagtaatgtactactactactactactatttagcatttctatagcgctacaaggcatacgcagcgctgcacaaacatagaagaaagacagtccctgctcaaagagcttacaatctaatagacaaaaaaataaataaagtaagcaaatcaaatcaattaatgtgaacgggaaggaagagaggagggtaggtggaggcgagtggttacaagtggttaccagtcaaaagcaatgttaaagaggtgggctttcagtctagatttaaaggtggccaaggatggggcaagacgtaggggctcaggaagtttattccaggcgtagggtgcagcgagacagaaggcgcgaagtctggagttggcagtagtggagaagggaacagataagaaggatttatccatggagcggagtgcacgggaaggggtgtagggaaggacgagtgtggagagatactggggagcagcagagtgaatacatttataggttagtagaagaagtttgaacaggatgcgaaaccgattaggagccagtgaagggtcttgaggagaggggtagtatgagtaaagcgaccctggcggaagatgagacgggcagcagagttttgaaccgactggagaggggagaggtgactaagtgggaggccagcaagaagcagattgcagtagtctaaacgagaggtgacaagggtgtggatgagggttttggtagagtgctcggaaagaaaggggcggattttacggatgttgtaaagaaagaaacgacaggtcttggcggtctgctggatatgagcagagaagaagagagaagagtcaaagatgaccccaaggtttcgagctgaggagacagggagaatgagagagccatcaacagaaacagaaaacggggggagcggggaggtgggtttgggggggaaaatgagaagctcggttttg
This genomic interval from Microcaecilia unicolor chromosome 1, aMicUni1.1, whole genome shotgun sequence contains the following:
- the MIEF1 gene encoding mitochondrial dynamics protein MID51 translates to MAGAGERKGKKEDNGIGTAIDFMLSNARLVLGVGGAAMLGIATLAVKRMYDRALSAPASPSRMSQAGKRSWEEPSWLGSSSRMLNKDMKNNMSRSLQSLPVAFEPDFPQPKPPSKKSSTDLKKARLRLSMQEKLFSYYRKNVAIPAGEQSRAKQAAMDICAELRNFIHSKLPDMPLRDMYLSGSLYDDLQVMTADHIQLMVPLVVERNLWSCIPGEDTIMNVPGFCLVRRENLEYFPKGSSYWDRCIVGGYLSPKVVVENFEKVVAGSINWPAIGSLLDYIIRPVVPSDTLMLEVQYEAERRLFIDFLPTLVMEDTVLIAKPHRFAECGNMWRLSLRASETARLRAVDQQDAGCRCICLKILKTICRFNPSLNRLNASQLTNVILHVSDQEPCWSQDALADRFLQVIRELIGYLERGSLPSAVNPKVNLFCELTPEEVDELGYTLYSSLSEPEVLLKTDT